The Solanum pennellii chromosome 11, SPENNV200 sequence CAGAAAGTAAAGATTGATAATTGTGGAAACCTCCTTTTTCGGGGAAGAAAAATCGCTTTGCGGGATTTCACTAGGTAATGTTGTTATTTTCGTACAGTAAGAGACTTGTTGATAGCTAGTAATATGTTACTACCGTCAAAATTCGCGTAAAGAGTGAAGAGGCGAACCCAGAATTTGAAGGCTTTGGGTGCACCAATATAAACATAGCTCAAATATAAGGTCTAAGCTAACTTAAAATAGAAACAGGCTTATGTGGAATTCAAACCCTAGTCTAGATAGTGGTAACTCTAACTTCTACCAATTGCACTAGGGCACTTTTATGCTTTTTATGGGTGCACTGTTaactatatattaatttctatcagtttttcaaaatagatacatatatacatatgattttTTCGAAAGTTACTGGGTGCACGTGCACCCCCATCGTATGGTGTGGGTCCGACTGAAATCAATGCTTAGTTGTTGAGTACTAATCATTGCTTGGCTATATGTCTTTGATCAGCTGATTAGTTTTTGAGTTTCCAGatagcttcttcttttttttttcattatagtATTGTTGCATTTCTATTATTCGGTATACGTAAGATTGAAAGATTTACTAGACTGATCTTTGTGTAAAAAAAAGTGAGGATGCTGCAAAGGAGGCTTTGATTTACAGTTACAAGCACGTGATCAGTGGGTTCGCGGCCAAGCTGACTCCTGAGCAGGTCTCTGAGCTTGCAAGTAAGTTCTATTGATTCAGTTGAACCGCCGTAGTTCCACCCCTGACCTGAACACTACATGATTCAATGATTTGTTTTGGAATGAATAAGAAATGATGAGTTCACGAACTTATGATAGGCCGGCCTAGACCCCCTCTTATCGGTATCTTTGTAGAtcttataagaaaaataatcaatctTAAGAATGATTTTTAAGCATCTTCCGTTCGTTTATTCAGTTTGAGAAACCTTATAACTGGTTCCGGAGACAGTATGCATATCCAGATTTTCTTTTTGACTGACCATGATTTCGAGTCATAACTCATTGGCTTTATAGCTTAACTAAGttataacttttttctttggCAGAAAAACCTGGGGTCTTGGAAATTGTCCCAAGCAGAATGTACCATTTAGATGGACCGAAGCTTAAGTGAAAACCAATTCTTGTGACTCCATCGCCAGACCAATTTACCTTGATATGTGTACGTATAAGCTCGTGATATATGTTTAgcattatatgatatgcatacATAAAGGGAAGTTTGTTCCGCGAGTGCAAACTTGGTGATGTGACTCttgtttaaataaatgaaagCAAAATGTGTTCAACATGTGATACAAAACATAGTACATAGACGTTTCCTTCTGACATCTATGCCCTCCAACTTTGGATAGTATTTAAACTTAGAACAAATAGACGCACATATTCTACTCGGAGAGTTACAATAGAGAAATGCATGTATGATTAACTCCTCTGTTGTTTTCTTCAATCATTGTATATGAAACTCATTTGACTAAATGCAGAAGTGTAACCCCCATCGATAACTAGATTATGTCCAGTTACAAAACCAGATTCATCACTAGCTAGAAACAACACAGCTTGTGCTACATCTTCTAATCTTCCACCCCGCCCACGTAGAAGACTTCCTCTTTCCCCTACAATCGAACTCACTTCATTAGGCCTCAGTTCTGTATTACCAAGAAACTTTTGAAACTCACTCACAAGCATCTCAGAAGGAACACCATGAGGTGAAATACAATTAACTCGAATCCCGTGAACCCCTAGCTCACAAGCTGTGCTTCTTGCAAGTCCTAAGATTGCCTCTTTAGACATTGTGTAGGAGTGAGATGCCAATCCTCCCATTATAGCTGCAGAACTTGATGAACATATGATCGTGCCTCCACGTTTACCTGCACAATTAAACATATCTTCTCTCAGTTTCAATTTGTTGTCtgattttgacttgacacgTCACAGAGTAATGTCAAAGTAGAGAGTACGTTATTGACTCGTTCAAAAGTTACTTGCCTGCTATCATTGTTCGGGCAGCATGTTTGATGCCGTGAACAACTCCATGAAGATTTATAGCTAGGAGTGTCATCATCTGATCCATTCTGATATTTGTAATGCTTCCTCCAAAGCCTGCAATTCCAGCATTGTTGAACATGATGTCTAATCTTCCTTTCCATTCAACTGCAACTTTAACAGCTGattcaacttcttcttctttcgaAACATCGCATTGAACGTAACGACCTCCAATAGATTCAGCTAAACTTGTACCTACTTCATTCAGTATATCTGCAATCACAACATGAGCTCCATTTTCAGCAAAAACTCTTGCCGTTGCTGCTCCAATTCCTCTCGCACCGCCTGTTATAACCGCAACTTTTCCCCTCAACCTGACACATTTCAAAGAGTTTAAGTTCTATACACTAACTGACTGACAAACGAttagtaatataatttaaattcaatgaAATGCCAGtaagtataggttcaaagttTGTATTGAATATcaaagggaaaatgcataagtactcTCAACTTATGCCCGAAATTACAGAgatacatttatactatactaaggttctattatcccctaaacttattttattgataattttttatcccttttcggcctatgtgACACTATCGACCAGGtagtttgaaaaaattatcaGCACGTGTTGGGCCAGAAGATAGTGCaacgtaggctgaaaagggtagaaaattatttacaaaataagttcaggaaTAATAGAACCTTAATATAGTATGAATGAGATTTCAGAAATAGATTGGATGGTACTTAACATTTTCCTAGTATCAAAATACTAACCTTTGGGGGGACAATATTTGGACAAAAGTATCCTTTGTTTCACTAGTATTGTGATCCATTTTTATCCAAGTACAAGATAACAACAA is a genomic window containing:
- the LOC107004360 gene encoding subtilisin-like protease SBT3.10, with translation MQKIQIIFLVFLLLFVADCAEAKVYIVYTENPQPKEFHIKTLASVLGSEDAAKEALIYSYKHVISGFAAKLTPEQVSELAKKPGVLEIVPSRMYHLDGPKLK
- the LOC107003630 gene encoding short-chain dehydrogenase reductase ATA1, with the protein product MDHNTSETKDTFVQILSPQRLRGKVAVITGGARGIGAATARVFAENGAHVVIADILNEVGTSLAESIGGRYVQCDVSKEEEVESAVKVAVEWKGRLDIMFNNAGIAGFGGSITNIRMDQMMTLLAINLHGVVHGIKHAARTMIAGKRGGTIICSSSSAAIMGGLASHSYTMSKEAILGLARSTACELGVHGIRVNCISPHGVPSEMLVSEFQKFLGNTELRPNEVSSIVGERGSLLRGRGGRLEDVAQAVLFLASDESGFVTGHNLVIDGGYTSAFSQMSFIYND